Below is a genomic region from Microcoleus sp. bin38.metabat.b11b12b14.051.
AAATGTTTGTTGAAGAGCGTTTTGGTAGTCACAGACTGATTGATGCCGACTTGGTGAAGCGGAATATTGAGTTAACTCGTTTCCCGGTTCCTCGGGATGAAGACTATCAAGATACTGTGAATTATCCGGGTTTGGTGCGGGCGGCGGATTTAATCGGTCAGTTGAGCGATCCGCGATATTTGCAAAAGGTTTCTGGGCTGTTTTACGAGTTTGAGGAGACTGGTCAAAATCAGGTTTTGGGGTATAAAAATCCGGCGGATTTGCGGGAGGGGTATCCTAAGTTTTATTGGAATGTGGTTTATCGGTATGTCAAGGATGCGATCGGCTATTTGGAACTGACGCAGCAGGGGAAACAAATTGTAGCTAATTTAAGTGCAAATGTGTTCCGGGTGGAGCATTCTGAGGGGGGAGTTGAGGAGGTGGCTGTAGTTCGTTAGGGTTTAGTTTCTTTCTCAGGCGGGGCACCAGAAACCGGGTTTTTCAGTCAACTATCCCATCACAACTTTTAATCTCAGCAAAAAACCCGGTTTCTTTCCTAGGTGGAGCACCAGAAACCGGGTTTTTCAGTCAACTATCCCATCACAACTTTTAATCTCATACCAATTTTCAGAAGTCATGCAACAGTAGCCGTAGGGTGCGGATACATCGACAATCCTCAATCAAGAGCCACAATCTAATAGCGACGCACCTGCTCCATCGAGAGCTGAGGAATCAACCCTCCATTTCACTCCGCCTAACATTTTTGTCTTAAGCAAGCTTTTTTATCAATGGTATCAGCAAAAAAACCCGGTTTCTTTCCTAGGCGGGACACCAGAAACCTGGTTTTTTAGTCAACTATCCCATCACAGCTTTTAATCTCAGCAAAAAACCCGGTTTCTTTGCTACGCGGGCGGCCAGAAATTCCTGATAAAATTCAGCAATCCTGTTGATATTGAAGCGCTAAATCTTCGATGAGTTCAACCATTGCGCGAACCATCGGCATTTTAGTGAGAATTTCGACCCAATACCATTGTCCATTGGGATTTAGTTCGATAAAATAAAGCGTATCGTCATCGTCGCGAATGATGTCGAATGCACCAAAATTCAAGCCGAAATCGTCAAGCATTTGATGGAGTTTGTTGAGGTAATCTATTGGTAGTTGATCGGGTACGTGAACGAGTTTGTCTGGTTCGGTGACGCGCCAATCCAAGGTCACATCTGCATCGTTGGTATGTTCGGCATCAATGCGACAAACAAAACTTTGCTTACCAATTAATGTAACGCGATACTCTGCCTTCTTTTGAATGCGTTT
It encodes:
- a CDS encoding Npun_R2479 family HD domain-containing metalloprotein, which gives rise to MFNATELLINDFVNRLIEGYRHTYGGFKSDYGEIIAWVADMALENIANSDALYHNVEHTILVTLVGQEILRGKHIREGGVSCEHWLHFHIALLCHDIGYVKGVCLQDRTDLGLYATGICNTKINLPRGATDAALTPYHVDRGKMFVEERFGSHRLIDADLVKRNIELTRFPVPRDEDYQDTVNYPGLVRAADLIGQLSDPRYLQKVSGLFYEFEETGQNQVLGYKNPADLREGYPKFYWNVVYRYVKDAIGYLELTQQGKQIVANLSANVFRVEHSEGGVEEVAVVR